The sequence GCAAGAACTGAGCGCGCCGCACCGAGGCCAGCTCGCGCCCGGTGCCGCTGATGATGCCGGCGCTCACGGTGGTGTCGAGCTCAAAGGGGCTGCCGACCGCGATGACCCAGTCGCCGATCTCCAGCGCGTCGGAATCGCCCAACTTGGCGGCGGGCAGCGTGCCCGCGCCGCTAATCCGCACAACCGCGAGATCGGTGTCGGGGTCGGTCTTGACATCGGTGGCCTTGAACTCGCGACCGTCGTTCAGTTCGACGGTGACTTCGTCGGCGTCTTCGACCACGTGATTATTGGTCAGAATGATGCCCGATTTGTCGATGATGACGCCCGAGCCAACGCCGCTGCGGCGCGGCTGTTGGAACTGGCGCCGCATGTCTTCGTTGTTGAAGAAGTCTTCAAAGGGGGTGCCTTTGAAGGGGTTCTCGCCGCTTTGCGAGGTCATTTGCTGCGGCTTGCTGGTCACGCGAATGGTGACCACGGTGGGGATGGCGACGTGCGCGGCATCGCGAAAGGCGCGCGACAAGGCGTTGGCCTGCGACACGTCTTGCGGTTTGGCGCCGGCGGTTTCATCGGCAGTCGTCCAACGCCATGCTCCCCCGGCGACCAGGGTGGCTGCCAGCAAGATGGCCGGCAGTCCAAAGCGATTGTTGCGAACGAAACTCATGTGCGAATGCTCCTTCCGAGAAGTAAACGTGATGAGCCGCGTCCGACTGCGCCGTTGGCGCCTTTCCGTGGCCGCGACCTAAGATTACAAGTCCCTCGAATACTGCTACGACGCGTTGGGGGACTGTGTTCACTAGACAGACAGTGCGGGTGGGGCACATTTTCTTGCATGGCAAAATTAACACAATCGCAACTGGCGCCGGCAAATACTTGCACCGCTCGCGTTGATTGACAAAAGTGGTATGCTGCAATAGCTTTACAGCCGCAAAAAACGTGCCGCTCATCCCTACCCAAGGCCCTGCCCATGACCCGGGCGCTCGACCCCACGGAACCGGCTCCCGGGCTGACGACTGAATTTGACCGCTGCGAAAAACGCATTGCCTATGAGTTTCGCAGTCGGTCGCTGTTGCGATCGGCGCTGACGCATGCCTCTGGCGCGCAGCATCGCCTGGCCAGCAACGAACGGCTGGAGTTTTTGGGCGACGCCATTTTGGGCGCGGTGGTGTGCGAAATGCTCTTTCGCCGCTATCCCGAGCACCTGGAAGGGGAACTGACCAAGATCAAGTCGGTGGTGGTCAGCCGGCAGACGTGCGCCAAGATCAGCCAGGCGCTGGGTCTGGAAGAGTTCTTGATCATTGGCAAAGGGATGACGTCGCACGCCACGCTGCCGTCGTCGCTACTGGCCGACGTGTTCGAGTCGCTGGTGGCGGCGATCTACCTGGACGGCGGAGACGCCGCGGCGCGCGAGTTTATCGAACGGCATGTGACGCCAGAAATCGAAGCGGCGGCTGGCGGCGATCACGGCGGCAACTACAAGTCGATGTTGCAGCAAATCGCCCAGCGAGACTACGGCATGACGCCCACCTACCAGTTGCTGGACGAAAAGGGGCCGGATCATAGCAAGTGCTTCAAGATCTCGGCCCAGATCGGTCGCAATCGCTACCATCCCGCCTGGGGACGTAACAAGAAGGAGGCCGAGCAACGGGCCGCGCTTAACGCCTTGTCGGAACTGGCGGGCGACCCGGTGCCGTTTCCCTCTGATTGACGTCGCACGGCGTCACTTCTTCAAATGCTGGTCGAAGAAGTCCAGCGCTTCTTCTTGGGTGCGAACAATTTGCTCGCCGCCCCATCCGTGACCAACGCCAAACAGCAACTCCGCGCGTCCCGGCACACCCGCCTTGGTGAGCGCGGTCACCATGTCGAACGCCTGCTCAAAAGGCACAAGAATGTCTTTGGTGCCCTGGAAAATCAAAGTCGGCGCGTCGCCTTCGTTGACATAAGTGACTGGCGAAGCGCGTTTGTAGGCTTCCGCCTTTTCCTCGCGCGAGCCCCCCAAGAACTGCTCGACGATTGGCGTCGACTGCGCGGGATAGGGCACGTTGAAGTTGGTGGGACCGAAATAGGCCACTACCGCCTGCACCTTGCTCGATTGGTCTGGCGAGCCGCCGCTCCCCTCCAGTCCGTCGGCCGAATCCATCGTGCCGAGCATCATCGACAAGTGCGCTCCCGCCGAGTAACCGATGGCGCCGATGCGCTCGGGATTGAGCGACAACTCCTTGGCATTGGCGCGCAGGTAGCGAATCGCGCATTTCACATCTTCCACCTGCGCTGGAAAGATGTGCGCCGGGGCAAAGCGATAGCCGACACTGGCCGAGATATATCCACGTTGGGCCGCTGCTTGGATCTCGTCGAGATGCCCGTCTTTGTTGCCGGCGCGCCAACCGCCGCCGTGAATGTAGACGATGACTGGCAGCGTAGAGTCAATCTTCTTCGGCCGGGCAAGATGCAGGGTGAGCTCCTCGTCTCCCGCCTTGCCGTAGACGACGTTCTTGCGAAGTTCGACGTCGGCCGGCGGCTCATCGGCCAGCGCGGCGACAAGGGGTTGAAACGCGACCGAGGCTAAAACACACA is a genomic window of Pirellulales bacterium containing:
- a CDS encoding alpha/beta hydrolase, with the protein product MRIPSIFGALCVLASVAFQPLVAALADEPPADVELRKNVVYGKAGDEELTLHLARPKKIDSTLPVIVYIHGGGWRAGNKDGHLDEIQAAAQRGYISASVGYRFAPAHIFPAQVEDVKCAIRYLRANAKELSLNPERIGAIGYSAGAHLSMMLGTMDSADGLEGSGGSPDQSSKVQAVVAYFGPTNFNVPYPAQSTPIVEQFLGGSREEKAEAYKRASPVTYVNEGDAPTLIFQGTKDILVPFEQAFDMVTALTKAGVPGRAELLFGVGHGWGGEQIVRTQEEALDFFDQHLKK
- the rnc gene encoding ribonuclease III, whose amino-acid sequence is MTRALDPTEPAPGLTTEFDRCEKRIAYEFRSRSLLRSALTHASGAQHRLASNERLEFLGDAILGAVVCEMLFRRYPEHLEGELTKIKSVVVSRQTCAKISQALGLEEFLIIGKGMTSHATLPSSLLADVFESLVAAIYLDGGDAAAREFIERHVTPEIEAAAGGDHGGNYKSMLQQIAQRDYGMTPTYQLLDEKGPDHSKCFKISAQIGRNRYHPAWGRNKKEAEQRAALNALSELAGDPVPFPSD